DNA from Cardiocondyla obscurior isolate alpha-2009 linkage group LG17, Cobs3.1, whole genome shotgun sequence:
acagaaaaaaatagtGCAGAGGCAACTAGTAAGCAAGCCAAaacaaaaactaaaaaaagatgaataaaACACTCCGAATAGCCATATGGAATGCCAATGGACTGGCTCAACATGCTCTTGAAGTATCTACATTTGTGGAGCTTCACGACATTGACGTACTGCTAGTTGCAGAAACTCACTTTACTAACGAATCCTATATTCGATTAAGAGACTACGTGCTCTATCACACAATTCACCCTGATGGCAAAGCGCGAGGAGGAACAGCCATATTTATCAAACAGAAGATCAAACATTATGAATTACAAGAATATAAAGCAAGGCATCTTCAGGCAACTACGATAAACATAATCGGAGAACGTGGGAATTTAGTTATATCAGCAGTCTATTGCCCACCCAGATATTTGAACTCTCAAAAACAATTCGAAGATTTCTTTAGTACACTTGGAGAACGATTTATAGTCGGAGGAGATTTCAACGCGAAGCATACGCACTGGGGCTCTCGGTTGACCACCACTAAGGGGCGAGAACTCTTTAAAACTGCCGAAAAACACAAAATGAGCTTTATCTCGACCAGCAGTCCAACGTACTGGCCTTCtgattcaaataaaattcctGATCTTCTTGACCTTTTCGTAACCAGAGGAATAGGCGAAAACTATGTCGAAGTAAAAGGCTGTGATGAGCTATCATCTGATCATACTCcagtaattttaacaataaatgcAATCTTTACCAGAACAATTAGGCAACCTGTCCTAACTAGTAAAAAAACGGACTGGGACTTATTCCGAGATAAACTAGAGGAAAAAATCAACCTTAGAATTCCACttataaataatgaacaaTTGGATGAAGCTGCCGAGCAGCTGACTAAAGCTATCCAACAAGCTGCTTGGGATGCTACGCCACCAACAACTGAAAAAGACATATGTAAATCAAATTATCCAATTGAAGTTAGAGAATTAGTGAAGGAGAAACGATTAGCTCGAAAAAGATGGCAAGAAACACGTGATCCGGAGGACAAGACTGTCGCTAATCGACTTAGCCAACAACTTAAACGTCTCCTTCATAAAgtcaaaaatgaaaatataaatttctatttaaaaaatttgaccaATTCTAAGGAATCCGAATATTCCCTCTGGAAGGCCACAAGAAAGCTGAAGAGgccaaaaatttataatcccCCAATCAGGAGAAGTGACAATACATGGGCTAGAGATAACAGAAGTAAAGCAGAGGCCTTTGCTGATCACTTGGAAAAAACGTTCCAACCAGTCGAAAACTTAGAAGATAATCGTGAAATCCAAATCGAATTAAACTCAGACGTAAGGAAAATCCAACCAATTTCAACTAAAGAAACCAAATGTACGATTGACAAGGATATGAATTTGAAAAAGGCACCTGGATACGAGTTAATTACAGTGCGAATTCTTAAGGAACTATCTCAAAAGGCCATCAACTTTATAACATACTTATTCAATGCAGCAATAAGgttgaaatattttccattGTCGTGGAAAGTAGCGCAGATTACAATGATTCCAAAGCCCGGTAAATCCGAAAATGAGATAGCATCTTATCGACCTATATCTCTACTTCCAACAATTTCCAAACTGTTTGAAAAATTACTACTAAAACGAATCATTCCAATAATGGAACAAGCTCAACTCATACCTCAACATCAGTTTGGCTTTCGGAGGAATCACTCCACGATTGACCAAGTACATCGAGTAACACACATCATAGAAAAGGCTCTGGAAGAGGGAAAATATTGTCCTGCGGTGTTCCTTGACGTAGCGCAGGCATTCGACAAGGTGTGGCACGAGGGACTATGCTATAAGCTGAATCAAGTACTGCCTAGAGATTACTATCAGCTGTTAAAATCATATCTTACAGGTAGACATTTCAGAATTAAACATGATGACGAATTCTCTAGTCTCAGACCTATACTCGCAGGAGTGCCGCAGGGCAGTGTCCTGGGCCCAATGCTCTATCTGTTGTTCACTGCCGATATCCCTAGAAGAAATTCAGTCACAATAGCTACGTTTGCTGATGATACGGCAATTCTTTCTGCGAACAACTGCTTGGCTAAAGCAACGGAGAACTTGCAGTCAACGCTTGACGATATCTCCGAGTGGACAAAAAGATggaagattaaaattaacgaactTAAATCTGTTCATGTGATATATACTCTGAAAAAAACTCAATATCAACCGGTAGTAATTAACCAGCGAGTCGTCCCTCGAAATAATTCGGCGAGGTACCTGGGAATGATCTTGGATGCACGTCTTACATGGAAGGATCACATTCGAATCAAATGCACAGAAATCAAGCTAAAGCAAAGAAAGATGTACTGGTTGATTGGACGCAATTCCCAATTAGCTATAGATAACAAGCTATTACTCTATAACCAAATATTAAAACCAATTTGGACCTATGGTGCAGCTCTTTGGGGATGTGCGAGCCAAACCAATAGGAAAAAGATACAAACTACTCAGAATCAAATTCTGCGAATTATAGTCGACGCCCCTTGGTATGTCAGGAACGACATTATACACGCTGACCTTGGTGTACCTACTGTAAATAAAGTAATCCAGGAAATTGCGAGGAAGCATGAAAATCGATTACACAACCATCCTAACGAGGAGGCAATCCAATTGCTTGACAACAGTGAGGCTTTACGGAGACTCAAGAGAGTAAAGCCTTATGACCTACtgatttaatgtattaatttaataattcacacCCACGTGAAGCTGAACCGCAAGAGAACCCTCCCAATGGGGAGAACTTCTCGTAAACGATTTTTCGCTCATATGTACCACTAAATGTTCTTGCTGAACAGATTGTAGTAAattgactaaaaaaaaaaaaaaaaaaaaaaaaaatcgtaacttaataaaaattctaagcttttatttaaaaacgactattttcgccctccctcacggatcccgaaggacggaccccgtgcaccggccccggtgcaacaagtgttatatatatttttccttttaagaTTAATAgtatatacttataattaaggattattagtttttataatttgcaaacgttttgtaattatattttaagtttGAACATTTTgctgcgaaataattaaatcgcaaatTAAGTGATAAATCAATCGTTCGATTTCGTGATAATGTTGTATTACATAAGTACGACAAGTATAACAGTCGATCGCTCGTCGCGTTTGAATAATTAACCGATAGCACCTACCACAGTGCATAGTAGTATGCTGTAAATTTCGTGAAATAGCATGAAACTGTCGAAAAGTTGTGTTCGGTCTGTCAGGAGCGCAAAATATATGCTCTGAAGTAGCGCACTGCGGGCACATTACCATGTAATTTTCAACTTGTATATACCAAGCTGAGTGGCAAACTAAATTATATGCCGGCATTGCGTTAAAGTGTTCAGGAATAGAGTCTTGAATCAACGAACTCAAGCCCCCCCCTTTGTTAGTTATCTTAGATTTTGTTACCCGTGAGTCACGTATATCAATATTCGCGCTGCGTGACTTCTCGGCCGTTCTTTTGTAATCCTATCCTCATTATCTATTCCATTGTTTTATTCCGTTCCGACCGCTCTACCAAGACGGATGTAttctgttaaataaaactcataTACTTATCAAGTTCTGCGGCTCTTTATTTACGAACCTTTTCAACAGGTTATGAGCCCAGGTAATATACGCGAGTGTCGCGAAATTCATAACAAGCCAGTTAAACTGTTTGTGAGTGCGCTCAGTAGTGAAAATTATGGCAACGATGTCAAGTGCACAGAACATTGAAAAACTAGACGGTGCAAACTTTGAATCATGGAAACTCATGATGAAGAGTGTGCTGATCTGCAACGAATTGTGGCCCTACGCAAGTGGAGCGGTAGTAAAAACGGAACAGAATCAAACTGAGTGGACGACAAAGGATCAGAAGGCCTTGGCGCTGATAACCCTGAGTGTCAAGAGCAGTCAACTGAGCCATATCAAACGAGCCGAGTCAGCAAAGGAGGCATGGAACCTACTAGTACAACTATATGAGTCAAGGGGTCCCGTAAGGAAAGCCAGTTTATACAAAAAGCTTTACCGCATGCGAAAAGATTCGGCACAGAGCATGGCCGTCATACATTAGCTCTTTCTGTAACAtttcggaaaaattaaaagaagcagGAATAGACATACCCGATGAGCTGCAATCTATAATGATTCTGAATTCTCTGCCTTCTGAATATGAAAACTTTTGTATTGCCATCGAATCACGTGATGCTATACCAAACGTAGAAGCTCTGAAGTCCAAACTGATAGAAGAGGAAGCGAGACAAAAAGAACGAGATGCCAATCACAGCACTCAAGAGGAAAACGACGCATTAATCGCtaaagacaaatttaaatcatttaataaatatgttaagcAAAACCAGCGggattctaaaaataaattaaagttttcagGAAAATGCTTTAAATGCGACAAAGTAGGACACCGTGCAGCGGATTGCAAAAGCGAAAAGAGACAGACGCACAAAGCAAACGCGGAGGATGCGATGTCTGCGGCCGTACTCTCCTTGGAAGCGCATCACTCAAATGAATGGTGTCTGGACAGCGGAGCCACGCGTCATATGTGCAACGATCCGAAGAAGTTTCTTCAACTAACTGAAGACGCGGACTGCCAAGTATTTACTGCAACCAACCAAAGCATGAGGCCAGCCGGAACAGGCACAGTAAAGCTAAGTGTAAAATCTAGAGAAAACGCAGTAAGCCATCTAAAATTACAAGATACCCTCTTAGTTCCTAAATTTCGGAACAATTTGCTTTCAATATCTTGCATGACGGACAACGATTATACCGTTGTATTTACTAAAGACTTTGCAGAAGTCAAGCGCAAAGATGGAACTGTGGCAATTAGAGCAAAGAGGCAAGGCCATTTATACGTTACGAGCCCCGCACATACGGATGCAAACAATGCCACCGCACTGGACTCTACCACGGAAGATACAAAACAACTTAGATGGCACGAGAGATATGGACATCTGAACTATCAGGATCTCAATAAACTGAAACGAGAAGAAATGGTCCAAAA
Protein-coding regions in this window:
- the LOC139109435 gene encoding uncharacterized protein; translation: MSSAQNIEKLDGANFESWKLMMKSVLICNELWPYASGAVVKTEQNQTEWTTKDQKALALITLSVKSSQLSHIKRAESAKEAWNLLVQLYESRGPVRKASLYKKLYRMRKDSAQSMAVIH